From Macadamia integrifolia cultivar HAES 741 unplaced genomic scaffold, SCU_Mint_v3 scaffold890, whole genome shotgun sequence:
AACTCTGTctcatcttctctttctctttccattgtcttcctttctacaaaCCTTCTCCAGTACCAATGCTTCTCCCAAATAGGGTGCATTGCCTCCAGAGCAATCCCTTTGGTCTCAGGAAGGAACAACAACACAAATGTTGTCATTATCACCATCCATCCAGCATAGAACAAGAACAAAACATACTTCAAGTTGCAAAGCATGGAAACAAATGTTTGAGCTAACACAAAAGTGATCATGAAGTTGAAAGAGATACCGATGCCATTGCCCACTGGCCGGACTTCTGTTGGTAAGACTTCACTTGATATGAGGAAGCTAAGGGGACCCCATGAGAACCCAAATCCGGCGGCAAAGAGACACATAACGAACATTATCGCCAAAGCACTTGCCTTGGTGAGGGGTTCATCGCCGGAAGACCCTTCTTTGATCGCAATCAACCAAGCCAAAACCATCTGCAGTTCACCACGCAACCATAAgagataaaatgaaaattaagaaaGTGTTCATATAATTCATGTCAAGAAATGAGAATTTGCATAATGTTACCAAATCGGCTAGGCCCGGTTTTGTTTCTCAAGCGTCCAAATAGGATTGTTGTGGGCCGGCCACTAGGGTTTGAATTGTTAGGTGACCAGATCCTTATAAGTGATTAgaactcttctctctctctctctctctctctctctctctcatttcctCTTGGGTGTGTGTCTCCAAAGACCTCTAGCATTGTCCTTGGATTTGGAGCATGGAGTTTACATTGAAAGAGTCCTTATAGACTATGGATCAAGTTATTGTACGgtctgatccacacagatggaatccaccttAGAGTTTGTCTTCGAATGGATTCTATGTGTGTGGATTAGACATGTACAAAAATGATTCTTATACGAGGACCGGATCTGCTCTCGTCCTAAATCCACCATTTAAGGGATAAGTAACGAAAATTGTTTTTCTGGAGGTGAAGAGACACTTGGCATCGTCTAACCATACATGCAGCATACACGAAGTTCAAATCAACTCCCCACACCCGGAGAGTAGTTATTCTCTCCACATTAGATCCTACCATCCAGGTATAAGATCACATAGCAATTAATACACTATTGAGTCATGGTCTAACACCCAATTAATGGAAGATGAAATCCCATGTGAGGAGGTCACCACTTCAATACTCAGATGTTAGTGTAAAAAAAGGCGGGAAAAAGTTGATGAAACTGACCTGGCAAATAAACATAGTGGTTCCACCCACAACAAACAGAACCCTCCGACCAACTCGATCAACAATGGAACAGGAAGCCATAACAGAGCCGAGGTTGATCACTCCCAATAAAACAGCTCCGAACAAAGCAGAATTACTCCCAAACCCAACCGATTTGAACAGTATCGGCGCATAAAATGCTGCTAGACCAACACCAGTCAGTTGCTGAAACGTCATCACTCCCACTGACAACACCAAATGAGGTCTATACTTTTTCTGGAATATCTTGTTGTAATGATTCCCAGACTTGGATTTCACTTCTTGGTTGTAATTGAAGATCTCCATCAGTTCTGCATCCACATCTGAGTCGACCCCTCTGATTTGACTCAGTGTTTCTCGAGCCTCCTTCACTCTGCCTCGCTGGACTAGGCTGAGGGCTGTGTCGGGGATGAATAAGGCTCCGAATGTCATGAAGAACGCCGGTACTCCGGCGAGACCGAGGGCGAGACGCCAATTCCAGTCGACTTTGAGTTGGGCGGCGAAGAAGTTTGTAACGTTTGCAGTTACTATGCCGATGTCCATGAAGAAGTTGAAGGCTGTGGCAAAGGCTCCACGCCACTTGGGAGGGGCCATTTCGGAGAGATAAACTGGTGCTGCCTACACATGGAATTgaccaattatgacatttttttttggggtcaaATGGTATCTTTTCTTACTATTCAATTTTGGAGGAGAAATCTCTTCTCCACTCAGTAATGTGATGATGCGATTTGATTTCTCCGTCATTGTTAAACTCTCAAACCCTATTGTAGGAGGGGATAAAAATTATGTCCTATTTTATTAATCCGGAGGGTTAAATATCCTTAGATAtggagattccctcttcaccatgAGTTTAAAGAAATTCAATCCCGCCTATCTTTTTTGTATTCTTACTCACCCTTTGTATTGGTTGTTTTCTCGTATGTTATTCATTAGTACTTAGAAGTCCAAAATCTGTTGAACTTGTTAAATTTGTGTGAAGACAACATCGTTTGGTGGAGGATAATGCCATACTTTTATTGGCATCAGATCAAATCCCTATCGAATTCAATCTGTTTCAGAATTAGTTGAAAAAAAATCGCAGAAGCGTTTTGTTCTGAGTTTGATTCATCTTATCTCTTTAGGTCAAATTCAGTCCATGTAATTGTGGAGTCAGTATGAATCCACCGGA
This genomic window contains:
- the LOC122070330 gene encoding sugar transport protein 5-like, with the translated sequence MSTGKIVLGGDVAGNRNITVSMVIICMVAASAGLLFGYDIGVSGGVSTMEPFLEKFFPNLMRKMASHGNDNTYCMYDSQVLTLFTSSLYLAALVSSLFAGRFNVSRGRKATLVLGGAIFLSGALVISSAINVTMLIFGRVLLGIGIGFSNQAAPVYLSEMAPPKWRGAFATAFNFFMDIGIVTANVTNFFAAQLKVDWNWRLALGLAGVPAFFMTFGALFIPDTALSLVQRGRVKEARETLSQIRGVDSDVDAELMEIFNYNQEVKSKSGNHYNKIFQKKYRPHLVLSVGVMTFQQLTGVGLAAFYAPILFKSVGFGSNSALFGAVLLGVINLGSVMASCSIVDRVGRRVLFVVGGTTMFICQMVLAWLIAIKEGSSGDEPLTKASALAIMFVMCLFAAGFGFSWGPLSFLISSEVLPTEVRPVGNGIGISFNFMITFVLAQTFVSMLCNLKYVLFLFYAGWMVIMTTFVLLFLPETKGIALEAMHPIWEKHWYWRRFVERKTMEREREDETEFKACVHNGISC